Proteins encoded within one genomic window of Bacteroides sedimenti:
- a CDS encoding FAD/NAD(P)-binding protein — MSEQNIYLPYLMTIDKIINEAPGVRTFRLKFQNEEEADAFNFKAGQFGEYSAFGEGESTFCIASSPTRKGYIECTFRETGRVTTGLSKLEEGSTMGFRGPFGNTFPIDEWKGKNLVFIAGGIALPPMRCVIWNSLDLRENFKDITIVYGAKSVNDLVYKHELNEWEERPDVNLVTTVDPGGETPDWKGEIGFVPAIVEKVAPSPENTIVIVCGPPIMIKFTFPVLAKLGFKDDQIYTTLENRMKCGVGKCGRCNVGKLYVCKDGPVFSKKQLNSIPAEEY, encoded by the coding sequence ATGAGCGAACAAAATATCTATCTACCATACCTGATGACCATTGACAAGATTATCAATGAAGCTCCGGGTGTGAGAACATTCAGACTGAAATTCCAAAATGAGGAAGAGGCAGATGCCTTTAATTTCAAAGCGGGTCAATTCGGAGAGTATTCCGCTTTCGGCGAGGGAGAATCAACCTTCTGCATCGCCTCCTCTCCCACCCGTAAAGGATACATAGAATGCACCTTCCGTGAAACCGGAAGAGTAACCACCGGACTGTCCAAACTAGAGGAAGGCAGCACCATGGGATTCCGCGGACCTTTTGGCAACACCTTTCCCATCGACGAATGGAAAGGGAAAAATCTGGTATTCATTGCCGGAGGTATCGCCCTGCCGCCCATGCGATGCGTCATCTGGAACTCACTCGACCTGCGTGAAAACTTCAAGGACATCACCATTGTTTACGGAGCCAAATCGGTTAACGACCTGGTTTATAAGCATGAATTAAATGAGTGGGAAGAGCGTCCGGACGTGAACCTTGTAACAACCGTAGACCCCGGAGGTGAAACGCCCGACTGGAAAGGTGAGATTGGCTTTGTACCCGCAATTGTGGAGAAGGTAGCGCCATCTCCCGAAAATACCATCGTCATTGTTTGCGGCCCTCCCATCATGATTAAGTTTACCTTCCCGGTACTTGCCAAGCTGGGCTTCAAGGACGACCAGATATACACCACCCTGGAAAACCGAATGAAGTGCGGGGTTGGGAAATGTGGCCGTTGCAACGTGGGAAAACTCTACGTTTGTAAGGACGGACCTGTGTTCAGCAAGAAGCAATTAAACAGCATTCCTGCAGAAGAGTATTAA
- a CDS encoding 4Fe-4S dicluster domain-containing protein, producing the protein MEIKYISKEGLNEWFSQIVKSGKRVYAPVRERGQVEFKRVQALSEVAEDYIQTTQSIKSSVFPRAEVLFSFEKENGKVAVEDFNPDAVKETVLWKVHPCDAAGFKPLTAIFNWDYKDKLYNTHLEKTTLVTFSCAKADNSCFCTSVNGGPGNTAGSDVQLTMMPEGGAIVEILTPKGEALIQLAVSAFEKDKGEDKSKYLVDVPKVFDVEEIKARLATAFDSPVWKEQSERCLGCGACAFVCPTCACFDIQEDAHGSKGKRIRCWDACGFSLFTLHTSGHNPRAVQSQRWRQRILHKFSYMPDRLSVLGCTGCGRCSRACPVDMNILEHLISIAKK; encoded by the coding sequence ATGGAAATAAAATATATCAGCAAAGAAGGACTGAATGAATGGTTCAGCCAGATTGTAAAAAGCGGGAAACGTGTCTATGCACCGGTCAGGGAGCGCGGACAGGTTGAGTTTAAAAGAGTGCAGGCGTTAAGCGAAGTGGCCGAGGATTACATTCAAACCACTCAATCCATCAAATCATCCGTATTCCCTCGGGCAGAGGTGCTATTCTCTTTCGAGAAGGAAAATGGCAAAGTGGCGGTAGAGGATTTCAATCCCGACGCCGTGAAAGAGACTGTGCTCTGGAAGGTTCATCCTTGCGACGCGGCAGGCTTCAAGCCCCTCACCGCTATCTTCAACTGGGATTACAAGGATAAATTATACAACACCCACCTGGAGAAGACCACCCTTGTCACTTTCAGTTGCGCCAAGGCAGACAACAGTTGCTTCTGCACCAGTGTGAATGGCGGTCCCGGCAATACTGCCGGAAGCGACGTGCAGCTTACCATGATGCCCGAAGGCGGTGCCATTGTTGAGATTCTCACTCCCAAAGGTGAAGCACTGATACAGCTGGCTGTCTCTGCCTTTGAGAAAGACAAAGGAGAAGACAAGTCGAAATACCTGGTTGATGTGCCAAAGGTGTTTGATGTGGAAGAGATAAAAGCCCGTCTGGCAACAGCCTTCGACAGTCCGGTTTGGAAAGAGCAGTCGGAACGTTGTCTGGGTTGCGGCGCATGCGCGTTTGTCTGTCCCACCTGTGCCTGCTTCGATATCCAAGAAGATGCACACGGTTCGAAAGGAAAACGCATTCGCTGCTGGGATGCCTGCGGATTCTCCCTGTTCACCCTGCACACTTCGGGGCACAATCCCCGCGCCGTACAGAGCCAGCGTTGGCGTCAGCGCATCTTGCATAAGTTTTCTTACATGCCCGACCGCCTCAGCGTACTGGGTTGTACCGGCTGCGGCCGCTGTTCTCGCGCCTGTCCGGTTGATATGAATATACTTGAACACCTAATTTCAATTGCAAAAAAATGA
- a CDS encoding 4Fe-4S dicluster domain-containing protein, which translates to MDKLRERAAALLADGTVALVIGYEEGTNKPRPLFCHTAEDAGKLIYDSRCINNLAVYLTKKELMGTEKVAITATIPVLRSILQLSVENQLNEEKILVITVTEQGELKEFAGFAEIESYIADFQLKLSGKEQEIIEKLEGMTREERFEFWMKELSHCFKCYACRAACPLCYCTKCIVEENRPQWINPWAAPLANIEWHINRAMHMAGRCIGCGACGDACPLGIPIQLLTRKMMEDLGPEFGFVPGQPSKNGNALSTWKADDKENFIR; encoded by the coding sequence ATGGATAAACTCAGAGAGAGAGCCGCCGCGTTGCTTGCCGACGGCACCGTAGCCCTCGTTATTGGTTACGAAGAAGGAACAAACAAGCCACGCCCCCTCTTTTGCCATACGGCCGAAGATGCCGGTAAGCTGATATATGACAGCCGTTGCATTAACAACCTGGCTGTTTATCTCACAAAAAAAGAGCTGATGGGAACGGAGAAGGTCGCTATAACTGCAACCATTCCCGTCCTGAGAAGCATCTTGCAGCTATCGGTTGAAAACCAGCTAAATGAAGAAAAGATTCTGGTAATCACTGTTACAGAACAGGGAGAGCTAAAGGAGTTTGCCGGCTTTGCCGAAATTGAATCGTACATTGCCGATTTCCAACTCAAACTGAGCGGGAAAGAGCAGGAGATTATTGAGAAACTCGAGGGAATGACTCGTGAAGAGCGCTTCGAGTTCTGGATGAAAGAACTTTCGCACTGCTTTAAATGCTACGCTTGTCGGGCGGCCTGTCCGCTTTGCTACTGCACCAAATGCATTGTCGAGGAGAATCGCCCTCAATGGATCAACCCATGGGCGGCGCCTCTGGCAAACATTGAATGGCATATTAACCGTGCTATGCATATGGCGGGACGTTGTATCGGTTGCGGTGCGTGCGGAGATGCTTGTCCGCTAGGCATTCCCATCCAGTTGCTTACCCGTAAAATGATGGAAGACCTGGGACCCGAATTCGGATTCGTTCCAGGACAGCCCTCGAAGAATGGAAATGCCCTTTCCACCTGGAAAGCGGACGATAAGGAAAACTTTATACGATAA
- a CDS encoding hydrogenase iron-sulfur subunit: MNTTNSEFEPKIVAFVCNWCTYAGADLTGTSRLKYATNVKIVRFPCTGRIDFMLLLRAFAQGADGIIVSGCHPNDCHYTSGNFHARRRWITFRGLLDFMGIDVKRIQYSWVSAAEGAKWADVVNSTVANIRELGPYTEYKKVAEYLDKEDYNG; the protein is encoded by the coding sequence ATGAATACAACGAATTCAGAATTTGAACCCAAAATCGTCGCGTTTGTCTGCAACTGGTGTACCTATGCAGGTGCCGACCTGACGGGTACAAGCCGACTTAAATATGCAACGAACGTAAAAATCGTTCGTTTCCCTTGCACCGGAAGAATTGACTTCATGCTGCTTCTGAGAGCTTTCGCTCAGGGAGCTGACGGAATCATTGTTTCGGGCTGTCATCCTAACGACTGTCACTATACAAGCGGTAACTTCCACGCGCGTCGTCGCTGGATTACTTTCCGGGGGCTTCTCGACTTTATGGGGATTGATGTAAAACGCATTCAATACTCCTGGGTCTCAGCGGCCGAAGGCGCCAAATGGGCAGATGTGGTAAACTCCACCGTTGCCAATATCCGCGAACTAGGTCCCTATACAGAATATAAGAAAGTTGCAGAATATTTAGATAAGGAGGATTACAATGGATAA
- a CDS encoding CoB--CoM heterodisulfide reductase iron-sulfur subunit A family protein, which translates to MSKIGVFICHCGENISATVDCERVAQELAKVEGVECAIDYKYMCSDPGQTIIKDAIREHHLDGVVVGACSPRMHEPTFRRACAEAGLNPYLCEIANLREHCSWVHEKGDATTNKAIDLVKMLVEKVKRNKPLESIKVPITKKALVIGGGIAGIQASLDIANAGHQVILVEKDPSIGGHMSQLSETFPTLDCSQCILTPRMVEVAQHPNITLYTYAELESLEGFIGNFTAKIRLKAKSVDYKKCTGCGACMQKCPQKKIPSEFNAGLGTRTAIYVPFPQAVPNKPVIDREHCNYYKRGKCKLCETACPTGAIEWDKEDEILTEQVGAIVVTTGFNVKGTDFFPEYGYGKYKDVITGLQFERLASASGPTFGEIRRPSDGTIPKKIVFIACAGSRDPAKGIPYCSKICCMYTAKHAMLYQHKVHDGESTVFYMDIRAGGKNYEEFVRRAIEEDHVNYVRGRVARVYEKDGKLIVKGVDTLLSGEQVEIEADMVVLATAGVANCGAEVLAQKMHISYDPYHFFAEAHPKLKPVETNTAGIFLAGACQAPKDIPETVGMASGAAVKVAGLFSNNELVREPLIAVVNRMPPPVFSTCVGCFMCQTACPYNAIEREEIKGRDGKVIKTVAKVNPGLCQGCGTCVAFCRSKSIDIQGYSNEQVFAEVMSLLNQ; encoded by the coding sequence ATGTCAAAGATAGGAGTTTTTATCTGCCACTGCGGAGAAAATATCAGTGCCACTGTCGATTGTGAACGAGTGGCTCAGGAGCTCGCAAAAGTGGAAGGCGTGGAATGTGCCATTGACTATAAATATATGTGTTCCGACCCGGGACAGACAATTATTAAAGATGCAATCAGAGAGCATCATCTGGATGGAGTGGTAGTTGGCGCCTGTTCGCCACGCATGCACGAGCCAACTTTCAGAAGGGCGTGCGCGGAAGCCGGCCTCAATCCTTACCTGTGCGAAATAGCCAACCTGCGCGAACACTGTTCATGGGTTCATGAGAAAGGCGACGCAACTACCAACAAAGCTATCGACCTGGTAAAGATGCTGGTTGAAAAAGTGAAACGCAACAAACCTTTGGAATCAATCAAGGTACCCATCACGAAGAAGGCTTTGGTCATTGGTGGAGGTATCGCCGGCATACAAGCCAGTCTGGATATTGCCAACGCAGGTCATCAAGTAATTCTGGTAGAAAAAGACCCTTCCATCGGAGGGCACATGTCGCAACTGTCAGAAACCTTCCCTACCCTCGACTGTTCTCAGTGTATTCTTACTCCAAGAATGGTGGAGGTTGCACAACATCCTAACATTACCTTATATACATATGCCGAACTGGAAAGTTTGGAAGGATTCATCGGTAACTTTACCGCAAAAATCAGGCTGAAAGCAAAAAGTGTGGATTATAAGAAATGTACCGGCTGCGGGGCTTGCATGCAAAAATGTCCGCAAAAGAAGATTCCAAGCGAATTCAACGCCGGACTCGGTACCCGCACTGCCATCTATGTTCCTTTTCCACAGGCTGTTCCAAACAAACCGGTAATAGACCGCGAACACTGCAACTATTACAAACGTGGAAAATGTAAACTGTGCGAAACTGCCTGCCCAACCGGAGCTATTGAATGGGATAAGGAGGATGAGATACTGACCGAACAAGTGGGTGCCATTGTAGTTACAACCGGATTCAATGTAAAAGGAACCGACTTCTTCCCGGAATATGGATACGGAAAATACAAAGATGTGATTACCGGACTTCAGTTTGAGCGTCTGGCCTCAGCTTCGGGACCTACTTTCGGCGAAATACGTCGCCCGTCGGACGGTACCATACCTAAGAAAATTGTCTTCATAGCCTGTGCCGGCTCGCGCGATCCGGCCAAAGGCATCCCCTACTGCTCCAAAATTTGTTGTATGTACACCGCCAAGCATGCCATGCTTTACCAACATAAGGTACACGATGGCGAATCGACCGTGTTCTACATGGATATCCGTGCCGGAGGTAAGAACTACGAAGAGTTTGTTCGAAGAGCCATTGAGGAAGATCATGTAAACTATGTTCGCGGACGTGTGGCCAGAGTATACGAAAAGGACGGAAAACTGATTGTCAAGGGGGTAGACACCCTGCTTAGCGGAGAACAGGTTGAGATTGAAGCAGACATGGTGGTGCTTGCTACCGCGGGTGTTGCCAACTGTGGTGCCGAAGTGCTGGCGCAAAAGATGCACATCTCTTACGACCCTTACCACTTCTTCGCTGAAGCCCACCCGAAACTGAAACCGGTTGAGACAAATACCGCGGGAATCTTCCTAGCCGGTGCCTGTCAGGCTCCGAAGGATATTCCCGAAACGGTAGGAATGGCATCGGGTGCTGCCGTGAAGGTGGCCGGACTCTTCTCCAACAACGAACTGGTGCGCGAACCGCTGATTGCAGTGGTCAACCGCATGCCGCCTCCGGTATTCAGCACCTGTGTGGGATGTTTCATGTGCCAGACGGCTTGCCCTTACAATGCCATCGAGCGTGAGGAAATCAAGGGTCGCGACGGAAAAGTAATTAAAACGGTAGCCAAGGTCAACCCTGGACTTTGTCAGGGATGTGGAACCTGTGTGGCTTTCTGCCGTTCAAAATCAATCGACATTCAGGGCTATTCCAATGAACAGGTGTTTGCCGAAGTGATGTCATTGTTGAATCAATAA
- a CDS encoding CoB--CoM heterodisulfide reductase iron-sulfur subunit B family protein, with amino-acid sequence MKIGFYPGCSLKGSSREYNESVIAIAKALDIELIEIKDWNCCGATAAHSMNEELSLSLPARILALAEAQGLKEVVVPCAACYNRLMVTQHELKDDTKREKVTDIIQMPYSGELKIINVLQMLESYAMDKIQEKVTKPFAHKVACYYGCLLVRPHKILQFDRVEDPQSMDSMIKLIGGTPVDWAFKTECCGAGFSVSRTDLVVRLSGNILQDAADRNAEAVIVACPMCQSNLDMRRGAINETLSKPIDIPVLFITQAIGLSLGISPKELGLERHFVTVKM; translated from the coding sequence ATGAAAATAGGTTTTTACCCGGGCTGCTCCCTAAAAGGATCGTCCCGAGAATATAATGAATCGGTAATAGCTATTGCCAAGGCCTTAGACATTGAGCTTATTGAGATAAAAGATTGGAACTGCTGCGGGGCAACCGCCGCTCACTCAATGAATGAAGAGCTCTCCCTTTCACTTCCCGCCCGGATTCTGGCTTTGGCAGAAGCTCAGGGACTAAAAGAAGTTGTTGTGCCTTGCGCCGCTTGCTACAACCGATTAATGGTGACTCAACACGAATTAAAAGACGACACGAAAAGAGAAAAAGTTACCGATATCATCCAGATGCCCTATAGCGGCGAACTGAAAATAATTAATGTGCTGCAAATGCTCGAGTCCTATGCCATGGACAAAATCCAGGAAAAGGTTACCAAGCCATTCGCCCACAAAGTTGCCTGTTACTACGGCTGTTTACTGGTCCGTCCTCATAAGATTCTACAGTTTGACCGTGTGGAAGATCCTCAAAGCATGGATTCCATGATTAAACTGATTGGAGGGACTCCTGTTGACTGGGCATTCAAAACCGAATGCTGCGGAGCCGGATTCTCCGTTTCGCGCACCGACCTGGTTGTCCGACTATCGGGAAATATCCTACAGGATGCCGCCGACCGCAACGCGGAAGCAGTAATTGTAGCCTGCCCCATGTGCCAGTCAAATCTGGACATGCGCCGTGGAGCGATTAACGAAACCTTAAGTAAACCCATTGACATTCCGGTTCTCTTCATCACACAGGCCATCGGCCTATCGCTGGGGATTAGTCCCAAAGAGCTGGGATTGGAACGTCATTTTGTAACCGTAAAAATGTAG
- a CDS encoding 4Fe-4S dicluster domain-containing protein, protein MENINKVSGDILKHTGVDVSRCYQCGKCTAGCVLASEMNFPPSFLMRLLQTGTADNFERILRSNTIWLCLNCENCVGRCPMEIDIPKIMDYLREQSLNKKKLHPDAKPIVAFHKSFLDSIKKTGRLYEVGLIAGFKARTFRLTQDVKLAPKMYLNGKLNLMPEMIKDRKGLGQIFVKTIDNPKTKNK, encoded by the coding sequence ATGGAAAACATTAACAAAGTTTCCGGGGACATCCTAAAACATACCGGCGTAGATGTATCACGCTGCTATCAATGTGGAAAATGTACAGCCGGATGCGTTCTTGCTTCAGAGATGAACTTTCCGCCCAGCTTTCTGATGCGCCTGCTACAAACAGGAACTGCAGATAACTTCGAGCGAATTCTTCGTTCCAATACCATTTGGCTCTGTCTGAACTGTGAGAATTGCGTGGGTCGTTGCCCCATGGAAATCGACATTCCTAAAATCATGGACTATCTTCGTGAGCAGTCTCTTAACAAAAAGAAACTTCATCCGGATGCCAAGCCAATAGTTGCATTCCACAAATCATTCCTTGACTCCATTAAGAAAACGGGACGACTTTACGAAGTTGGTTTGATTGCCGGATTTAAAGCCCGCACCTTCCGATTAACGCAGGACGTTAAGCTCGCTCCCAAAATGTATCTGAACGGGAAATTAAACCTGATGCCCGAAATGATAAAAGACCGCAAAGGTTTGGGACAAATTTTTGTTAAGACAATTGATAACCCTAAGACTAAGAATAAATGA
- a CDS encoding aspartate-semialdehyde dehydrogenase yields MKVAIVGVSGAVGQEFLRVLDERNFPMDELVLFGSKRSAGSKYTFRGKEIEVKLLQHNDDFKGVDIAFTSAGGGTSLDFAETITKYGAVMIDNSSAFRMDNDVPLVVPEVNPEDAKDRPRGIIANPNCTTIQMVVALKAIEELSHIKKVHVSTYQAASGAGAAAMDELYEQYRQVLAGEKVTVDKFAFQLAFNLIPQIDVFTENGYTKEEMKMFNETRKIMHSDVEVSATCVRVPALRAHSESIWVETERPVSVEEAREAFAKAEGIVLQDNPANKEYPMPLFIAGKDPVYVGRIRKDLANENGLTFWAVGDQIKKGAALNAVQIAEYLIKEKNI; encoded by the coding sequence ATGAAAGTAGCTATCGTTGGCGTTAGTGGAGCAGTAGGACAAGAGTTCCTGCGCGTGCTCGATGAAAGAAATTTTCCTATGGATGAGTTAGTGTTGTTCGGTTCGAAACGTAGCGCCGGAAGTAAATACACTTTCCGCGGTAAGGAAATTGAGGTCAAACTTCTGCAGCACAACGACGATTTTAAAGGTGTAGATATCGCCTTTACATCGGCTGGTGGTGGCACCTCATTGGATTTTGCAGAGACTATTACTAAATATGGTGCTGTCATGATTGACAACTCAAGCGCATTCCGTATGGATAATGACGTTCCTTTGGTTGTTCCGGAAGTAAACCCCGAAGATGCAAAAGATCGTCCACGTGGCATTATTGCAAACCCGAACTGTACAACTATTCAGATGGTAGTTGCCCTGAAAGCAATCGAAGAGCTTTCTCATATTAAGAAAGTGCACGTTTCAACCTATCAGGCTGCCAGTGGAGCTGGTGCAGCAGCAATGGACGAACTTTACGAACAATATCGTCAGGTTTTAGCCGGTGAAAAGGTAACTGTTGATAAATTCGCATTCCAGTTGGCGTTCAATCTGATTCCTCAAATTGACGTATTCACCGAAAACGGTTATACTAAAGAAGAGATGAAGATGTTCAACGAAACTCGCAAGATTATGCATTCAGATGTTGAAGTGAGCGCAACTTGCGTACGTGTACCTGCTTTGAGAGCGCACTCAGAAAGCATTTGGGTAGAAACTGAACGTCCTGTTTCTGTTGAAGAAGCTCGTGAAGCTTTTGCAAAAGCTGAAGGAATTGTTCTGCAGGACAATCCTGCCAACAAAGAATATCCAATGCCTTTATTCATTGCCGGAAAAGATCCTGTATATGTAGGACGTATCCGCAAGGATCTGGCAAACGAAAACGGATTGACTTTCTGGGCTGTTGGCGATCAAATCAAGAAAGGCGCTGCTCTTAACGCGGTTCAAATTGCTGAATACTTAATTAAGGAAAAAAATATCTAA
- a CDS encoding lamin tail domain-containing protein, with product MKRITLIICFLYSICFFLPKNEAYCGVNSGICLNYICLANCSGESECNENQSVKEKESLVNSLAEALLDVSTRIQSLNGIITNENEKKELRFGSIVFNEIMANPSGIEDFPESEYIELFNRTDSLIVLRNSALFYGGKRYLLPPVSIEAKSYAVLCHQKYKEQWELQGVSVIGVNSFPALLNTGKLLWLEDEKGGLLSWVEYSDSWYKDSNKKGGGFSLECLDPDNLSNDAANWCASSDTKGGTPGAQNSVMKSFPDNREMALLSTNAIAPDTMMICFNKPMSLKPLSDLRNYHIDDSDLSLTKVIPDYPCGKNVKLALSGALNTGETLRLTLTNLSDVSGNKQNKEIKTELFIPDQLAKNDLLFNEILFNPRSGGACYVEISNVSGKSFSCGQLFLSVLKKDGTRSTPVALGKSEKLFSPQIELFFTKNVSAVASQYSCEPSSGVETADFPVLSVEKGTLYLLSDKGVLIDEMVYSDLMHTTSAKDKKGISLEKKAPGLSSLDAGNWSSASYNSGYGTPGLPNQCTEQAENELKPRFWIEKNTISPNNSDNNILQIHYLLTEEGYVVNTRIYDAYGREVFALPLMSGLPAEGVIEWNGKERDGTVCRIGIYIAYVEIHNAKGYLKKYKLPFALTR from the coding sequence ATGAAAAGAATTACATTAATTATCTGTTTTTTATATTCTATCTGCTTTTTTTTACCAAAAAATGAAGCATATTGTGGGGTTAATAGTGGCATCTGTCTAAATTACATTTGTTTAGCAAACTGTTCCGGGGAATCTGAATGCAATGAAAATCAGTCCGTGAAAGAGAAGGAATCATTAGTAAACTCGTTGGCGGAAGCTTTGCTTGATGTAAGCACCCGGATTCAATCTTTAAACGGAATAATCACGAACGAAAATGAGAAAAAGGAACTTCGTTTTGGTTCGATTGTTTTTAATGAAATCATGGCAAATCCAAGCGGAATAGAAGATTTTCCCGAATCTGAATATATCGAATTGTTCAACCGGACCGATTCATTGATTGTTCTGCGAAACAGTGCACTTTTTTACGGAGGGAAACGTTATCTTTTGCCGCCTGTTTCCATCGAAGCCAAAAGCTATGCTGTTTTATGTCACCAGAAGTATAAAGAACAGTGGGAGTTGCAGGGTGTTTCAGTAATCGGGGTGAACTCTTTTCCTGCGTTACTGAATACAGGAAAACTTCTCTGGCTGGAGGATGAAAAAGGGGGCTTGTTGTCGTGGGTGGAATACTCGGATAGTTGGTATAAAGATAGTAATAAGAAAGGGGGAGGGTTTTCACTGGAGTGCCTGGATCCGGATAATCTCTCAAACGACGCGGCCAACTGGTGTGCAAGTAGCGATACAAAAGGAGGAACGCCCGGAGCTCAGAATTCCGTCATGAAAAGCTTTCCGGACAACCGGGAGATGGCTTTGCTTTCTACAAATGCAATTGCACCGGACACAATGATGATTTGTTTTAATAAACCAATGAGTCTCAAGCCCCTTTCGGACTTGAGGAATTATCATATAGATGATTCTGATTTATCCTTGACCAAAGTTATTCCGGATTATCCGTGCGGAAAGAACGTAAAGCTAGCGCTGAGTGGAGCCCTTAATACAGGAGAAACCTTGCGTCTTACACTGACTAACCTCTCTGATGTGTCGGGCAACAAACAGAATAAAGAAATAAAAACTGAGCTATTTATCCCCGATCAATTGGCGAAAAATGATCTTCTATTCAATGAAATATTGTTTAATCCACGTTCGGGCGGAGCATGCTATGTTGAGATCTCCAATGTTTCCGGAAAGTCCTTTTCGTGTGGCCAGCTCTTTCTTTCAGTCCTGAAGAAGGACGGAACACGCTCCACCCCGGTTGCATTGGGTAAATCCGAAAAGCTCTTTTCCCCTCAGATAGAACTTTTCTTTACCAAAAATGTTTCGGCTGTAGCTTCCCAATATAGCTGTGAACCTTCAAGTGGTGTAGAAACTGCAGACTTCCCTGTTTTATCCGTTGAAAAGGGAACTTTATATCTCCTTTCCGATAAAGGGGTGCTGATCGATGAAATGGTCTATTCCGACTTGATGCATACCACCTCCGCAAAAGATAAAAAAGGAATTTCGCTCGAGAAAAAAGCCCCCGGACTGAGCTCTTTGGATGCAGGTAACTGGTCATCTGCTTCATATAATTCGGGATATGGCACGCCTGGGCTACCCAACCAATGCACCGAACAGGCCGAGAATGAGCTGAAACCAAGATTCTGGATTGAGAAAAATACCATTTCACCGAATAATTCAGATAATAATATACTGCAAATTCATTACCTATTAACTGAAGAGGGGTATGTGGTCAATACCCGTATTTACGATGCTTACGGGCGGGAGGTTTTTGCTTTGCCATTGATGAGCGGACTTCCGGCTGAAGGTGTGATTGAATGGAACGGGAAAGAAAGGGATGGAACTGTTTGCCGAATAGGTATTTATATTGCCTACGTGGAGATTCATAATGCAAAGGGATACCTGAAAAAGTATAAACTTCCCTTTGCTTTGACCAGATAA